In one Sphingobium sp. MI1205 genomic region, the following are encoded:
- a CDS encoding TraV family lipoprotein yields the protein MRPLSPARRSRALSRLLPVCAAFMLSGCATLGSVMSPYSEKFSCKNDDHGQCIHPEKAYADAVAGVASKSDPAVTRDRKLLKDGKSARSSGGSGSGKAASGAFAGYRDSVYRELQGLIEQPVTPMLKPPRSVRTLILPYADRQRPDRLYMPRYVYSLVERPQWVVGDYLVAPVSPASRVNVLEQVRDHLDDGQNEVGPRP from the coding sequence ATGCGGCCTCTATCGCCCGCGCGCCGATCGCGCGCCCTCTCCCGGCTTCTTCCGGTCTGCGCCGCCTTCATGCTGAGCGGCTGCGCCACGCTGGGTTCGGTCATGTCGCCCTATAGCGAGAAGTTCAGCTGCAAGAACGACGATCATGGCCAATGCATCCATCCTGAGAAAGCCTATGCCGATGCCGTTGCGGGCGTCGCATCGAAGTCCGATCCGGCGGTCACCAGGGACAGGAAACTGCTCAAGGACGGCAAGTCCGCACGCAGTTCGGGCGGATCAGGCTCTGGCAAAGCGGCATCGGGCGCCTTCGCCGGTTATCGCGACAGCGTCTATCGCGAGCTGCAGGGGCTGATCGAGCAGCCGGTCACGCCGATGCTCAAGCCCCCGCGTTCGGTCCGCACGCTGATCCTGCCCTATGCCGACCGGCAGCGTCCCGACCGGCTCTACATGCCGCGCTATGTCTATTCGCTGGTCGAGCGCCCGCAATGGGTGGTCGGCGACTATCTTGTCGCCCCGGTTTCGCCCGCGTCCCGCGTGAACGTGCTCGAACAGGTCCGGGACCACCTCGACGATGGCCAGAATGAAGTGGGCCCCCGGCCATGA
- a CDS encoding TraC family protein: protein MTSYQSGMTLARLRRSVERDSYSDFLPLAAWVEEEQAFLTIDDGWGYSWELVPSPYMFAHVHEALLGLLNVNFPEGTILQLQSFADPLIDDALDAFLDLKTRPDPLIQASARRTFDYLRAGTMGLKALHGIPIRDFRAFLSVKTRAPMDSDLRRQIEEQLAKLGIRPMAPSEIISLYRRIFNGVHAPAPGVFTQTADVPLRRQIIDAGPALRFDGPEVYLGNQVARCLTPKSPPRRITAERANRLTGGMRGSSEDSDQIGGPFLYTLNVLFDHSAFEIHKRAQILSAQKAAGSFAVEVGKQIEEIGWILDEAGNTRFVSVIPTMWVFGRDRHQAREMAARAKRLWESEPLPWMVQEESYLNPILLAASLPFGLYPERRTIGMLQRDFRVPVRAGVLMSPIQTDFRGGGRPALLYTGRKGQLITLDLFDPRINNYNFIVSAESGAGKSFLLNNLCQQYFAQNALIRIIDIGGSYKKLCTLCSGRYIDLGEEHLVLNPFDLGLALDGDDRESAISMAVSIVAEMANAGTRKPVTTSEWNLLKSAVQWAIESGRAEAGIDAVREWLGSYPANTVSDLDRVDHLVPTARELAFNLRDFGSDGAYGHYFNGPSTFDISNDEFVVLELERLKAMPDLFNVVVMVVINAVTQELYLSARDRPRFVLCDEAAQFMTREEGQDLSRLAEAISQGYRRARKYRGSFGIILQSMNDLLLFGGTGQVILENAATRFLLQGSTYDKAVENKILDYSGFVLDLLKSVRNNKPNYSEVFIDSPLGLGIARLVVDPFSYWINTSAPEDVAAFEALVRAGRSPLEAVCDLAGVDPAGIIGTSFDDAAPLKRSALS, encoded by the coding sequence ATGACCAGCTATCAATCGGGCATGACGCTGGCGCGGCTGCGCCGCAGCGTCGAGCGCGACAGCTATTCCGACTTCCTGCCGCTCGCTGCCTGGGTCGAGGAAGAACAGGCATTCCTCACCATCGACGACGGCTGGGGATATAGCTGGGAGCTGGTCCCCTCCCCCTATATGTTCGCCCATGTCCATGAGGCGCTGCTGGGGCTGCTCAACGTCAATTTTCCCGAAGGCACGATCCTCCAGCTCCAGAGTTTCGCCGACCCGCTGATCGACGATGCGCTCGACGCCTTTCTCGACCTCAAGACACGGCCCGATCCGCTCATCCAGGCCTCGGCCCGGCGCACCTTCGACTATCTGCGCGCCGGCACCATGGGCTTGAAGGCCCTGCATGGCATCCCGATCCGCGATTTCCGCGCATTCCTGTCGGTCAAGACGCGCGCGCCGATGGACAGCGACCTGCGCCGCCAGATCGAGGAGCAGCTCGCCAAGCTCGGCATCCGCCCGATGGCGCCGAGCGAGATCATCTCGCTCTACCGGCGCATTTTCAACGGCGTTCATGCGCCCGCGCCCGGCGTCTTCACCCAGACCGCCGACGTGCCGCTGCGCCGCCAGATCATCGATGCCGGGCCGGCGCTCCGCTTCGACGGGCCGGAAGTATATCTGGGCAACCAGGTGGCGCGCTGTCTGACGCCCAAGTCGCCGCCGCGGCGGATCACCGCCGAACGTGCCAATCGTCTCACCGGCGGCATGCGCGGGTCGTCCGAGGACAGCGACCAGATCGGCGGGCCGTTCCTCTATACGCTCAATGTCCTCTTCGATCACTCGGCCTTCGAGATCCACAAGCGCGCGCAGATTCTCTCGGCGCAGAAGGCGGCGGGGTCCTTCGCGGTCGAGGTCGGCAAGCAGATCGAAGAGATCGGGTGGATCCTGGACGAGGCCGGAAACACCCGGTTCGTCTCGGTAATCCCCACCATGTGGGTGTTTGGCCGCGACCGCCATCAGGCCCGCGAGATGGCGGCGCGCGCCAAGCGGCTGTGGGAGAGCGAACCGCTGCCGTGGATGGTCCAGGAGGAATCCTACCTCAACCCGATCCTGCTGGCGGCAAGCCTGCCCTTCGGCCTGTACCCCGAGCGACGCACGATCGGTATGCTGCAGCGCGATTTCCGCGTGCCGGTGCGCGCGGGCGTGCTGATGTCGCCGATCCAAACCGATTTCCGGGGCGGCGGGCGGCCGGCGCTGCTCTATACGGGCCGCAAGGGGCAGCTCATCACGCTCGACCTCTTCGATCCGCGTATCAACAACTACAACTTCATCGTCTCGGCGGAATCGGGCGCGGGCAAGAGCTTCCTGCTCAATAACCTGTGCCAGCAGTATTTCGCGCAGAACGCGCTCATCCGCATCATCGACATCGGCGGCAGCTACAAGAAACTCTGCACGCTCTGCTCGGGCCGTTACATCGATCTGGGCGAAGAGCATCTCGTCCTCAATCCGTTCGACCTGGGGCTCGCTCTCGACGGCGACGATCGAGAGTCCGCGATCTCGATGGCGGTGTCGATCGTCGCGGAGATGGCCAACGCCGGGACGCGCAAGCCCGTCACGACGTCCGAATGGAACCTGCTCAAGTCCGCCGTGCAATGGGCGATCGAGAGCGGCCGCGCGGAAGCCGGGATCGATGCGGTGCGCGAATGGCTCGGCTCCTATCCGGCCAACACCGTCTCCGATCTCGACCGGGTCGACCACCTCGTGCCCACGGCGCGCGAATTGGCCTTCAACCTGCGTGATTTCGGGTCGGACGGAGCCTACGGCCATTATTTCAACGGTCCCAGCACGTTCGACATCTCGAACGATGAATTCGTGGTGCTCGAACTCGAGCGCCTGAAGGCCATGCCTGACCTGTTCAACGTGGTCGTCATGGTGGTGATCAACGCGGTAACGCAGGAACTCTACCTGTCCGCCCGTGATCGCCCCCGCTTCGTGCTGTGCGATGAAGCCGCGCAGTTCATGACCCGCGAAGAGGGCCAGGACCTGTCGCGCCTCGCCGAGGCGATCAGCCAGGGCTATCGCCGCGCCCGAAAATATCGCGGCAGCTTCGGCATCATTCTCCAGAGCATGAACGATCTGCTGCTGTTCGGCGGCACGGGACAGGTGATCCTGGAAAATGCCGCGACGCGCTTCCTCCTGCAGGGATCGACCTATGACAAGGCGGTCGAAAACAAGATCCTCGACTATTCGGGTTTCGTCCTCGACCTCCTGAAATCGGTCCGCAACAACAAACCGAACTATTCGGAAGTCTTCATCGACAGCCCGCTTGGCCTCGGCATCGCCCGGCTCGTCGTCGATCCGTTCAGCTACTGGATCAACACCTCCGCGCCCGAAGACGTGGCCGCGTTCGAGGCGCTGGTCCGCGCCGGACGCTCGCCGCTCGAAGCGGTGTGCGATCTCGCCGGCGTCGATCCCGCCGGGATAATCGGCACGTCCTTCGATGACGCAGCGCCGCTGAAGCGGAGTGCGCTGTCATGA
- a CDS encoding TraU family protein, giving the protein MSRLISMLRTGAAALALALVAPATPAHASKCEAGTVFNPITKVRWNCIFPITIGGVRVGSYDKLDKELDAQSASKPLCACRKGATFWFGVKVSFWSPNRMIDVVTEPGCMMALGVDLMPTGGKLQGSQSSISDGTNTRKMFAQAHYYISPVWKMLDMFTDLPCIEDDGFDVAMITEVLPTWQSGTLGAIIQPEGILFGNPAAGLACMADSAAAAAGKVIDPLFWCMGSWGATYPVAGDIHFGDSVEAWAGLAARSTFMMGRLGALTIHSADGCSFKAQPIWTKSRYKLQIMEPVKGGKCVNIGRPGALWTSGKHAPGKDNAQFMLFEKAICCAGISTP; this is encoded by the coding sequence ATGAGTCGGCTCATCTCGATGCTGCGCACCGGCGCGGCGGCCCTCGCTCTGGCGCTCGTCGCGCCCGCCACGCCTGCGCATGCCTCCAAATGCGAGGCGGGCACGGTGTTCAATCCGATCACCAAGGTGCGCTGGAACTGCATCTTCCCGATCACGATCGGGGGCGTGCGGGTGGGCTCCTACGATAAGCTCGACAAGGAACTGGACGCCCAGTCGGCCTCCAAACCGCTCTGCGCCTGCCGCAAGGGTGCGACCTTCTGGTTCGGGGTCAAGGTTTCGTTCTGGAGCCCGAACCGCATGATCGATGTCGTGACCGAGCCGGGCTGCATGATGGCGCTCGGCGTCGATCTCATGCCGACCGGCGGCAAGCTCCAGGGCAGCCAGTCGTCGATCTCCGACGGCACCAACACCCGCAAGATGTTCGCGCAGGCGCACTACTACATCAGCCCGGTCTGGAAGATGCTCGACATGTTCACCGACCTGCCGTGCATCGAAGATGACGGGTTCGACGTCGCGATGATCACCGAGGTTCTGCCGACCTGGCAGTCGGGGACGCTCGGCGCGATCATCCAGCCCGAAGGCATATTGTTCGGCAATCCGGCGGCGGGTCTTGCCTGCATGGCCGACAGCGCCGCGGCGGCCGCTGGCAAGGTCATTGACCCTCTATTCTGGTGCATGGGGTCCTGGGGCGCGACCTATCCGGTCGCCGGCGATATTCATTTTGGCGATAGCGTCGAGGCCTGGGCCGGGCTCGCCGCGCGCTCGACCTTCATGATGGGCAGGCTGGGCGCTCTCACGATCCATTCGGCGGACGGCTGCTCGTTCAAGGCGCAGCCGATCTGGACCAAGTCCCGCTACAAGCTCCAGATCATGGAGCCGGTCAAGGGCGGTAAGTGCGTCAATATCGGGCGGCCCGGCGCGCTCTGGACATCGGGCAAGCACGCGCCGGGCAAGGACAATGCCCAATTCATGTTGTTCGAGAAGGCGATCTGCTGCGCGGGGATTTCCACGCCATGA
- a CDS encoding conjugal transfer protein TraW, translating into MVDRRVPQGWHVVAIQSTLIAGCLAGALIVAGVAHAETSTIGRTWLIAEPDAMAEIEARAAKQPPNMAEKFGPRSGWSALKGATLGVARQTQVRSVVPFYTLDQEIRLPDGKLLYPAGFTFNPLTYVSLPQKLVVVHPRDLGWALKTAALTDWIILTGGGDAKDDALSLGEKHGRALFILEERVKERLGLTVAPVIVRQVGQKLELTEVRADRTPVRKAIP; encoded by the coding sequence GTGGTCGATAGACGTGTCCCCCAAGGCTGGCATGTCGTCGCCATCCAGTCCACGCTCATCGCCGGGTGTCTGGCCGGCGCGCTGATCGTCGCGGGGGTGGCCCACGCCGAGACATCGACCATCGGGCGCACCTGGCTGATCGCCGAGCCCGACGCGATGGCCGAGATCGAGGCGCGCGCCGCAAAGCAGCCGCCCAATATGGCGGAAAAGTTCGGACCGCGTTCGGGCTGGAGCGCATTGAAAGGCGCGACGCTCGGTGTCGCGCGCCAGACCCAGGTTCGCAGCGTTGTGCCGTTCTACACGCTCGATCAGGAAATCCGGCTGCCGGACGGCAAGCTGCTCTATCCGGCGGGCTTCACCTTCAACCCGCTGACCTATGTGTCGCTGCCGCAGAAGCTGGTGGTCGTGCATCCCCGCGATCTGGGCTGGGCGCTGAAGACCGCCGCGCTCACCGACTGGATCATCCTCACCGGCGGTGGGGACGCAAAGGACGATGCGCTCTCGCTTGGCGAGAAGCACGGCCGCGCCCTCTTCATTCTCGAGGAGCGCGTGAAGGAGCGGTTGGGCCTCACCGTCGCGCCCGTGATCGTCCGGCAGGTCGGCCAGAAGCTGGAGCTGACAGAGGTGCGCGCCGATCGCACTCCCGTACGAAAGGCCATCCCATGA